Proteins from one Pantoea cypripedii genomic window:
- a CDS encoding PhoPQ-activated pathogenicity-related family protein produces MKAKYIILMLFFIVADSQALLRENKRTCNKNQGCDFSHVLPDYRKKLSQAPVDYLMTGRETLPQIELKRYRMTSQSWSPDLRVSPDSWQHDVNIFIPDKAKSERAILVINNGVNYGVSVQNTGASTDFSEEALANIARKSHTIVISVSNVPNQFLTYQNDNTPLKEDDSVARSWILFLAAPEQRELMPLHIPMAASVSQAMRVARKELISWNIHKFIVTGVSKRGWVSWLTAISDPDVEAIIPFAFDLLDTRTSLTHMYRSYGGNWPIAFYPYYKQGIDSLIDTDDFAKLLGIEDPLSYLKTTYRSRLSIPKYIINSSGDDFYVPDNTRFYFDELPGVKSLRVVPNSDHYGIKNFTEESIIPFVNRLQNNRRPPEIHGKLQGNELVVELSEKPLSIVRWTASNPLARDFRYACGIRYQPSTPVVVLNKKIKIPLVSGQPGWQATYIEATFKDGYIATTQAYITPEDKYAQVAPPASGAACQTLPGRGLGDDSR; encoded by the coding sequence ATGAAAGCAAAATACATTATATTAATGTTGTTTTTTATTGTTGCAGATAGCCAGGCGCTACTCAGAGAGAACAAGAGAACGTGTAATAAAAACCAGGGCTGCGATTTCTCTCATGTCTTACCTGATTACAGAAAGAAGCTTTCTCAGGCACCGGTTGATTACCTGATGACGGGAAGGGAAACTCTGCCTCAGATTGAATTGAAACGCTATCGGATGACCTCACAATCATGGTCTCCGGACCTGAGGGTTTCCCCGGATAGCTGGCAGCATGATGTTAATATTTTTATTCCGGACAAAGCAAAATCAGAACGTGCGATTTTAGTTATCAACAACGGTGTAAATTATGGTGTTAGCGTACAAAACACGGGTGCATCGACAGATTTTAGCGAGGAAGCACTGGCAAATATTGCCCGGAAAAGCCATACGATCGTTATTTCCGTCAGCAATGTGCCAAATCAGTTTCTCACCTATCAGAACGATAATACGCCACTTAAAGAAGATGACAGCGTTGCGCGCAGCTGGATACTCTTTCTGGCTGCGCCTGAACAGAGAGAACTGATGCCATTGCATATTCCGATGGCCGCATCGGTTTCCCAGGCGATGCGCGTGGCAAGAAAAGAACTGATATCCTGGAATATTCATAAATTTATTGTCACTGGTGTGTCTAAACGCGGGTGGGTCAGCTGGCTGACGGCGATCTCGGATCCGGATGTCGAGGCCATCATTCCTTTTGCATTTGATTTGCTCGATACCAGAACCAGCCTGACACATATGTATCGTTCTTATGGTGGAAACTGGCCCATTGCGTTTTACCCCTATTATAAACAGGGTATTGATAGCTTAATTGACACCGATGATTTTGCAAAGTTGCTGGGTATCGAAGATCCGTTAAGCTATTTGAAGACAACCTATCGCTCTCGTTTGTCCATTCCCAAGTATATTATCAATTCAAGTGGCGATGATTTTTATGTCCCTGATAATACCCGATTTTATTTTGATGAGTTGCCAGGGGTAAAATCCTTGCGTGTCGTTCCCAACTCCGACCATTACGGGATTAAAAACTTCACTGAGGAGTCAATTATTCCTTTTGTGAATCGGCTACAAAATAACAGAAGACCCCCGGAGATACACGGAAAGCTTCAGGGCAACGAACTTGTGGTGGAATTATCAGAAAAGCCACTGAGTATTGTGCGCTGGACGGCTTCTAATCCACTGGCCAGGGATTTTCGTTACGCCTGCGGCATACGCTATCAGCCCTCTACACCGGTAGTCGTGTTAAATAAGAAAATTAAAATCCCATTAGTTTCTGGCCAACCAGGCTGGCAGGCGACTTATATTGAGGCTACCTTTAAAGATGGATATATAGCCACTACGCAAGCTTATATTACCCCTGAAGATAAATACGCTCAGGTTGCTCCGCCTGCGTCTGGCGCTGCATGTCAGACATTACCTGGCCGTGGTTTAGGGGATGATTCCCGATAA